The genomic DNA GCGAAGTCCGCCGGACCTGGTCCACACGCTCGGGGTCGAGGAGGCGGGTCGTGAACGATCTGATGTTGCTGGTGGAGGGCGAGGAGACCGACGAGGGTCTGCTCGGGTGGCAGGAGCGCGCGCTCTGCGCGCAGACGGACCCGGAGGCCTTCTTCCCGGAGAAGGGCGGGTCCACCCGCGAGGCCAAGAAGGTCTGCCTGACGTGCGACGTCCGCGGGGAGTGCCTGGAGTACGCGCTCGCCAACGACGAGCGCTTCGGCATCTGGGGCGGGCTGAGCGAGCGCGAGCGGCGCAAGCTCAAGAAGCGCGCCGTCTGAGGCTCGCCCTCACGGTCCGTCGCGGCTCTCGGTCGCCGTCGAGGACACCCGTCGCGGCGCTGGGCGCCACCGACCCCACCGGGTGTCCGCCGGGGCCCGGCCGCGTTCGGCCACCCGCTCCACGGCCCGTCGCCCGCCTCGTCGGCTTGGGCCACGGAGCGGGGTTGCACGTAGAGTGACGTGTCACCCACAAGGGTGACCCACGCGTGGCCCGCCCTCTCGGCGGGAGCGGTGCGCCGCCCGTCGCGGACGCCCACGGTGGTCCGGTGAAGAGCTCGGGAGTGTCGTCGGTGTCGTGGTCCGTGGGCGCTGAGGCCGGCCCCCGTCTCCGCCGGGCACCGGCACCGCTCGGGCGCACGGACGACCGTGGCTGAGCGCGTCCGCCGCGCCCCCTCCGGGCTGCGCACCCGGACCACCGACCTCGGCTGGAACGACCTGCCGCCGGCGGCGCCGGGCGGTGAGGACGAGAACCCCTGGGCCTGGGCCGCGCACGAGCCCGAGGAGGGGGAGCGGGTCGACGTCTCACGCTTCGACGTCACCGCCGTCCTCGTCTGCTTCGACGCCGCGCGCTGGCTCCCGGCGACGCTCGACGGGCTCCGCCGGCTCGACGTCCGCCCGCAGCGCCTCGTCGCGATCGACAACGGCAGTTCCGACAACACGCGCGCGCTGCTCGAGCAGGCGCAGGCCGAGGGCGTGCTGGACGCGGTCCACGTCGGCAAGAAGACCTTCGGCTTCGGTCAGGCCGTGACCGCGGCGCTGCGCCAGGACCGGCTGGCCCGCACGGGGTCGGCCGACACCCAGACGATGGAGCGCCGCCTCGACGAGGCCGGCTCCCCGGACTGGGCGCGCGACCACCGCTGGCTGTGGCTGCTGCACGACGACGCGGTGCCGGCGCCCGACACTCTCTACCGCCTGCTCGCCCACGTGGCCACCGAGCGCGGGATCGACGTCACCGGCCCCAAGCTGCTGCTCCCGCGACGCCGGCAGAGCAACCACCAGCTGAGCGAGGTCGGCGTCACGATCTCCGGCACCGGGCGGCGCGAGCTGCTGCTCGACCGGGGCGAGATCGACCAGGGCCAGCGCGACCAGCCGGCCGAGCGCCTCGGCGTCTCCACCTGCGGGATGCTCGTGCGCACCGCGGTCTGGCGCGACCTCGACGGGCTCGACCCGGCCGTGCCGGTCTTCCGCGACGGGGTGGAGTTCGGCTGGCGCGCCCACCTGAACGGCTACCGCGTCGTCACCACCCCCGACGCCGAGATGACGCACCGCCAGGTCGGACGCGCCGGGCTGCGCCCGCGCGGGCTGGGCGGGCGGCACCCGGGGGCCCTGGACCGCCTGCTCGGCATGACCGTCGTCGCCGGCCACGCGCCGGCCCGGGCCCTGCCGCTGGTCTGGCTGCGCCTCGTGCTGAGCTGCCTGCTGCTGGCCGTCGGCTACCTCCTGGGCAAGGCGCCTGGGCGCTCGCGCGACGAGCTGGCCGCCATGGCGACGTTCGTCGCGCACCCCGGCCGGCTGCGGGCCCTGCGCCGGCGTACGGCCTCCATCGACCCCGCGCCCGGCACCGCCGAGGTCGTGCGGACCCTCCGCCCACCGTGGTGGTCGAGCCTGCGCATCCTCGCCGAGACCCTGGGCGGCGCCCTCTCGGAGCGCTACGCCTCCGTCGCCGGCGAGGTCGACTCCGCCTCGATCGACGAGCTGACCACCGACGAGTTCAGCTCGGTCTCCGACGAGGGCTCGCGCCACCCGTGGCTGAGGCCCGGCGTCCTCCTGCTCGGCGCCGCGGTCGTCGCCGCGCTCGTCGCGGCCCGCGGGCTGGTCGGCACCGGTTCGCTGGTCGCCCCCGCGCTGCTGCCTGCGTACGACTCCCTCGGCGCCCTGTGGTCGGCCGTCTGGCAGCCGATCCCCGGCGCCCCCGGGCAGGTCGCGCCGCCGTGGCTCGCGATCACCGCGCTCGGCTCGACGGTCACGCTCGGTCAGCCCGAGTGGTTCACGACGCTGCTGGTCTGCGGCGTGGTGCCGCTGTCGCTCCTGGCCGTCTACCCGGTGACGCTGCGCCTCCTGGTCGACCGGCGGCTCCGCCTGTGGTGCGCGGCGACGTACGCGCTGCTGCCCGTGCTGCTCGGCGGCACCAACCAGGGGCGCCTCGAGCTCAGCGTCTTCAGCATCGGCCTCCCGCTGCTGGTGATGGCCGTGCGGTCCCTCGTGCTGCGCCGGGTCCGCTCCTTCGAGGCGTGGCGCGGCGGCTGGGCCGCCGGCGTCGTGCTCGTCGTGCTGTCCGCCTTCCAGCCGGCCGTGATGCTCCTGGCCCTGGTGCTCGGGATCGGCGGCGCCGTCGCGCTGCGGCGCACGCCCCGCAAGATCGGGCGGATCGGCATCGCGCTGGGCCTGCCGCTCGTGGTCTGGCTGCCCTGGTGGCCGACGGTGATCCTCGCCCCCGGCCGGCTGCTGGTCGGTCCCGACGCGGCCCTCGACGGGGCCGGTCCCGCACCCGACGCGCTCGGCCTGCTCCTCGGCCGTGGCCTCGGGCAGGGGCTCCCGCCGCTGTGGGTCGGTGCGGTCGTGCTCGGCATGGTCTGGGCCGTCGCCCTCTTCGCCCTCGTGCGCCGCCCGGCCGACCGCGTCGTGCTCGCCGCCTGGGCGACCGCCGCCGCCAGCCTGCTGCTGGCGCTCGTCGCCTCGCGGCTGCTCGTCGAGGTGCCGCCGCTCGGGACCGAGGTGCGTCCCTGGGTGGGCGCGCTGCTGCTCGTGACCTTCGCCTCGCTCCTGCTCGCCGGGGCCGTGGGCTCGGACGGGCTGTCGGGCGAGGTGTCGGGACGCAGCTTCAGCTGGGTCCAGCCCGCCGCCGTCCTCGCGGGTGCGGCCGTCACCCTGGTCGCTCTGGGCGGTGCGGCCTGGTGGGTGTGGGCCGGCGCCCGGGGGCCCGTCGAGCGCGCCTCGCTGGACGTCCTGCCCACCTACGTCCGGGTGGCGATGACCTCCGACGCGCAGCCCCGCGTGCTCGCGCTCGACCTCACCGGCGACCGGGTCGGCTTCAGCGTGCTGGCCGGCGACGAGGGCGCGTCGCGCCAGGGCGACGCCGACCGGGGCTTCGCCTTCGGCGGCTCGAAGGCCGCCCGCGACGACGTCACCGACGCGGTGTCGCGCCTGGCGGCCGGCTCGGCCGACGCCGACGTCGCCCAGCGACTGCGCCGCCTGGGCGTGGGCTACGTCGTGGTCCGCGGCGCCGACGACGAGCAGCGCGCCCGGATCGGCAACACCCCCGGCCTCGGTACGGCCAGCGGCACGGGGTCGACCGTGGTCTGGCAGCTCGACCCGGCGGTGAGCCGGGTGGCCGTCGTTCCGGCCGACCCCGCTGGCGGTGACGACGACGTCCCCGTCACCCGTGCCCCCGTCGCCGTGCCCCCGGGCACCGGCGAGCGGCACCTCCTGATCGGCGAGGCCGCCGACCCGCGCTGGCGCGGCGAGCTCGGCGGTGCCCCGCTCCCGCGGGTCGTCGACGGCTGGCAGGAGGGCTTCGTCGTGCCCGCCGAGGGCGGCACGGCGGTCTGGCGCCTCGACAGCGTCGCGCCCTGGCTGCTCCCGGTCCAGGGGGTCGTCCTGCTGGTCGCCCTCGTCCTCGCCGCCCCCGGCATCCGCCGTCCCGACGTGCGCGACCCGGCCCTGTCGGCCCGGCGCGCCGCGACCCTCAGCGAGGTGGGCGCCTGATGGCCCGCGCCAGCCGGCCGGTCGGCGCCCTGCGCCGCGGCCTGACCGTCGCCCTCGTCCTCCTCGTCCTCGCCGGGGTCGTCGTCGCCGGGGCGCTGCTGCGGCCCCAGCAGCCCGACGCCCGTGAGGTCGTCACCGTGGCCGCGGGCCAGGCCGACGCCGTCTGCACCGTGGGCAGCGTGACCACCGAGGGCGCCACGCCGACGCCGACGCCCGGCGCCGACCCGACCGCCGCCGCGACCCCGGTGCCGGGATCGCCGGCCACCCCGGCCTCGCCGACGGCCAGCGCGACCGCGCCGCAGACGCCCGTCCCGACGCCGGGTGCCACCCAGACCGGGGTCCCGACGACGCCGGGCTCGCCCGACGCGTCCAGCACGCCGGGTGCCACGTCCCCCACGAGCGGGGCCACCCCGGGCGCCACCCTCCCCGGCACCACCCTCCCGAGCGCGACGCCCGGGGGTGCCCCCACGGTCGCCCCGCTGCCCAGCTCGACGGCGGAGGCCACCTCGGGTGACGTCGTGGTGGTCGCGTCGGGACCGACGGACACCGGCACGACCGGGACCGACGGCCGCGCGACCCTCGCACCCCTCACCGGCGGCCAGGCCACGGTGACGGTCGACCGGCAGGGCCGCGGCGCGACGCTGCAGCGTGCCGGGTCCCCGGTGCTGCTGCAGGCCGAGGGCAGCATCGCCCCCACCGCCGTCGGGGCGGTGCTGAGCGCCACGTCCGACGGGCCGGAGGCCGGCCTCGCGGCCGCGCCGTGCCTGGTCGCCTCGACCTCGGCCTGGCTTCCGGGGATCGCGTCCGGCAGCGACGACCGCACCGAGCTCGTCATCAGCAACCCCGACGACGCCGGGGCCACGGTCGACCTCACCTTCTACGGCCGCAACGGCCGGGTGCCCGTGCCGGGCAGCCCGGGCGTCGACGTGCCCGCGCGCTCCAGCCGCTCGGTGTCGCTCTCGGCCCTGGTGGACGCCGACGGGCCACTCACCGTGGCCGTCTCGGCCACCGAGGGCCGGGTGGCGGTCGCCGCGCGCCGCATCCGTACGGACGGCGACAAGCCCGCCGGCGCCGACTGGGTCGTCCCGGCCGCGGCTCCCGCCAAGCAGGTCGTCGTGCCGGCCGTGCCCGGCGACGAGGGGGCCCGCGAGCTCGTCGTGACCAACCCGACCGAGCTGCGCACCACCGTCAACGTCTCCGTCCTCGGCCTGCAGGGCCCCTTCGCCCCGGCCGGAGCCGAGACGCTCGACCTCGCCCCGCAGAGCTCGGGGACGGTCCAGCTCGCCGACGGGCTCGCCGGGACGGGCTCGGGCGTCGCGCTCACCAGCGAGCAGCCGGTGACGGCCGCGGTCGTCTCCACGAGCTCGCGCAGCGACGCGCAGCCCGACGTCGCCGTCCAGCCCGCCTCGCCCGCACTCGTCCGCACCGGTGTCGCGGCGGTCGCCACCGCGCGGGACGCCGACTCCGAGCTCGTCCTGTCCAACGCCGCGACCAGCGACGTGAGCGTGCGCTTCTCGGTGCGCAGCCTCGACGGCGTCGAGCTGCGCGGCGGGGACATCCTGCTCGCGGCGCAGGGCAGCGCCACCCGCCGGCTCAGCGCCCCGGGCTCGTCCTACGTCGTGGTCACGGTGCCCGACGGCTCGTCGGTCACGGGCGGGGTCGACCTCACCGAGCCGGACGGCGACGTCGCGGGTCTGGCGTCCGTCCCGCTCGTGTCACCGGACACCTCCGGGCCGCCGCCGGTCGTGGAGCAGGACCCGGGCGCCGGTCGCTGACCCGCCGGCCTGGACGCGCGCGCCGCGCGTGCGGAGCGCGTACGGGGGAGGGTTCAGTCCTCCTCGTCCCCGAGGCCGTCGGGGTCGATCTCGTCCACGCTGCGCCCGGTGAGGGCGCTCAGCTGCTCGACCACGGTGCGGTAGACGAGGATCCGCAGCCCGCGACGACTCGCGGCGCGGTGCTCGAGCGGGCGGCGGTAGAGCACGACCTGGGCCCCGCGCGTCGGCGTCGCCTCGATCGCCGAGGCGAGGGGGACGCGGCCGTGCGCCCAGGACGGGTCGAAGGCGGGCACGTCCTCCACGCCCACGCTGGTGCCCGCGAGGGCCTCCGGGCACTGCCGGGCGACCCGCTCCACGGCCGCGCCGACGGCGTCGTCGAAGAAGGCGACCCGGGTCGCGGGCCGCGGCGGGAGGGCGGTGCGGACGCCCAGCGCGTTGGGCAGGGCGAGCGGGCCGCGCAGACCGCGCCCGTGGCGCTCGCGGCGGATCGACATGCCCGCCACTGTAGGGGCGCGGCGTGCGGGACGGACCCGCCGTTCGCGGTAGCGTCGCGGGGTGGTGGGGATGCGTCGGTGCTCGCGAGCGGGGTGCCCGTCGCGGGCGGTGGCGACCCTGACGTACGTCTACTCCGACTCGACCGCGGTCCTCGGACCGCTGGCGACGCGGGCCGAGCCGCACGGCTACGACCTCTGCGAGCAGCACGCGCACTCGCTGTCGGTTCCGCGCGGCTGGGAGGTCATCCGGCTGGCGAACGACGACGCCGCAGCCCACAGCGAGGACGACCTGCTCGCCCTCGCCGACGCCGTGCGCGAGGTGGGGCTGTCCTACGACGCGCCGCCGGCCGTCGAGGCCCAGCCGAGCCGACCGAACATCGTCGAGCTGCGTCGCCGCGGCCACCTCACGGTCCTCGCCGACCCCGACGCCTGAGCCGCCGGCGCGGCCGCGCGTCCTACCGTCCCCGTCGCGGAGCCGGAGGGGCCGTCGCGACCCTAGGATTCTCGGCGTGCTGAAGCCCGTCATCTTCAAGGCCAACGACATCCGCGGTATCACCGAGGGTGACGCGCCCGAGTGGGACGAGGCCGGCGCGTACGCCCTCGGCGGCGCCCTGGTCGAGGTGTTCGGCCTCGTCGGGCGCTCCCTGGTGCTCGGCCGCGACATGCGGCTCTCCGGCCCGCGGATGTCCGCCGCCTTCGTCGAGGCGGTCCTCGACGCCGGGACCGACGTCGTCGACGTGGGCCTGGCGAGCACCGACGAGCTGTGGTTCGCCTCGGGCCTGCTCGGCCTGCCGGGCGCGATGTTCACCGCCAGCCACAACCCCGGCGCGTACAACGGCATCAAGTTCTGCCACCCGGGCGCCCGGCCCATCGACCCCGCCGAGCTGGTGGCGATCGCCCGGCGCGCCTCGGCCGGCCCGGTGCCGCTCGCCCCGCTGCGCGGCTCGCGCTCCGAGAGTGACGTGCTGGGCGCGTACGCCGACCACCTCCACTCGCTGGTCGACCTGACCGGCATCCGGCCGCTGCGCGTCGTCGCCGACGCCGGCAACGGGATGGCCGGCCACACGCTGCCCGCCGTCTTCCCCGGTGGCGAGGGCGTGCCGCCGGTCGAGGTCATCGGGCTGTTCACCGACCCGGACGGCAGCTTCCCCAACCACCCGGCCAACCCGCTGATCCCGGAGAACCTCCTCGACGCGCAGGCGGCGGTGCGCGAGCGCGAGGCCGACCTCGCGCTGGTCTTCGACGGCGACGCCGACCGCTGCTTCATCATCGACGAGCGCGGCGAGGTGGTGAGCCCCTCGACCGTGACCGCCCTCATCGCCGCGCAGGAGCTCGACCGGCACCCGGGCTCGGCCGTGGTCATCAACAAGATCACCTCGCGCTCCGTGGCCGAGGTCGTGGCCGAGCACGGCGGCGAGACCGTCGTCACCAAGGTGGGCCACACGTTCGTCAAGGCGGCCATGGCCGAGCACGACGCGGTCTTCGGCGGCGAGCACTCCGCGCACTACTACTTCCGCGAGTTCTGGGGCGCCGACACCGGCATGCTCGCCGCGCTGCACGTGCTGGCGCTGGTCGGGCGCAGCCAGGCGCCGCTGTCGGAGCTGGCCGCGGGCTTCAGCCGCTACGCCGCCTCGGGCGAGATCAATTCCGAGGTCGAGGACCAGGCCGGCGCGATCGACGCGGTGGCCGCGGCGTTCGAGGGCCGCGGCGAGGCGGACCGGGTCGACGGCCTCACCGTGAGCGGGCCGGACTGGTGGGTCAACGTCCGTCCCTCGAACACCGAGCCGCTGCTCCGGCTCAACGTCGAGGCGCGCACCGAGGACGCCATGGCCGAGCTGCGCGACCGGGCGCTCACCGCGATCCGGGGCTAGGTCGGGATACGTTCCGGCCGTGCCGAGCCCCCTCGTCGTCCTGCTCCGCAACCACCAGGCCGGCGGGCGCGCCGCCCTCGACCTGTTCGACCGGGCCATCGCCGGCCAGCGGGCCCGGCCGTACGCCGACGGCCTGCGCGCGCTGCGCGACGAGTGCCGCGAGGACCTGGACTTCAACGAGTCGGTGATGCGCCGCCTCCGCGTGCAGGCCTCGCCGGTGCAGGTGCTCGGCACCCGTCTGACCGAGAGGGTCGGCCGGCTCAAGCCGAACGGCCGGGTCGTCGGGCGCAGCCCGATCAGCGACGTCGTCGAGCTCGAGGGCCTGATCGCCGCGGTCCACGTCAAGGTCGCGGGCTGGCAGGCCGCGCAGGCGGGGGAGTTCCTCACCGCTCAGGAGTCCGCGCGGCTCGAGGAGCTGGAGGCCCGCGCGCACACCCAGGCCGAGCGGCTGACGGCGATGCACGCCGAGGTCGCGGCCGACGTGCTCAGGGGTGCGGGCGCGCGCGGTTAGACTCGCCCGCGGTCCGACGGGCCGAGCGTGCTGCTGTCACCGAGCGTGACCGAGTCGAACGAGGAGGCACCCGTGGCGGTCGACCTGGCCCCGGAGCTGCTGGAGATCCTGGCCTGCCCCAACTGCCACGGCCCGCTGGCCGTCGACCACGAGCGCGACGAGCTGGTCTGCCAGACGCCCGACTGCGGGCTGGCGTACCCCGTGCGTGACGGCATCCCCGTGCTCCTGGTCGACGAGGCGCGTCGCCCCGGCGCGGGCCCGGTCGGCACGGACGCCTGACCGGCCCCGCGACGCCGACCGGCCGGACGACACCGAGATGACCGTCTTCGACGACAGCGCCCTCGACGACGCCGAGGCCCTGGCCGGGGCCGACGCGATCGTGCGCCGGCTGGCCGAGGCGGGTTCGCGCGTACGACGTGAGACCGCCGACGCCGACGAGCCGATCGACCGGCTGCGCGGGCTCCCGCGGCCCCGCGCGCTGGTCGCGGCCGGCACGGAGGCGCGCTTCCTCCGCGCGATCCTCGAGCCGGTGTGCCCGGTGCCGCTGGTCGCCTGGCCCCACCACGGCCTGCCCGGCTGGGTCGGGGCCCTCGACCTCGTGGTCGTCATGGCCAGCGACGTGGCGCCGCCCAGCGTGGTCGCGACCGTGCACGAGGCGGTGCGCCGCGGCGCGATGCTGCTGATCGCCTGCCCCGCGTCCTCGCTCGTGGCCGAGCACGCGGCGGGCTCGTCGACGATCCTGCTGCCCACCGCGACCGCCGACCCCTTCGCCGCGGCCGTCGTCGCGCTCGCGGCGCTGCACCGGATGGACCTCGGACCGGCCGTCGACCCCGAGGCCGTCGCCGCGACGATGGACGACGTCGCCCGCGACTGCTCGCCCTTCGCCGACGTCACCGAGAACCCGGCCAAGGACCTGGCGCTCTGCCTGGCCGACACCCAGCCGCTGGTCTGGGGCGGTTCGACGCTCGCCGCGCGCGCCAGCCGCCGGGTCGCCGAGGCCCTCCGTGCGGCCAGCGGCCGGGCGGCCCTCGCGGCCGACGCGGACGCGCTGCTACCCATCGTCGAGGCCACGACGGCGCGCGACCCCTTCGCCGACCCGTTCACCGACGAGCAGTCCGCCGACCGGCGGCCGTGCCTGGTGCTGCTCGACGACGGCAACTCGGCCCCGCTCGTCCGCGCCGACCACGGCCGCCTCGTCGCCGCCGCCGAGCGGGCCGACGTCCGCTCGAGCGTCGTCCAGCACGACCGCGGTTCCGAGGTCGAGCGGTACGCGGCGCTGCTGCAGACGGGCATGTTCGCCGCGGTCTACCTCTCCGTCGGCCTCGGGCGCACGTCCGAGGTCTGAGATCGGCCTCAGGGCGTCGAGCCGTCGGCGTCCACGTACGCCCCGCCCACGCTGGTCGCCAGCTCCGTGCCGAACAGGGCCACGGGGGTGAAGGCACCCGGTCGGCCCCCGCCGCTGGCGAGGCGACGGCACACCTCGGCCGCGAACGCGGTGGTCGCGACCTGGGCGTCGGGCAGGCGGAGCCAGCCCTCGCTCGTCGTGCCGTCGTCCCAAGTCACGGCCGCGTGCCCCCAGGAGTGGGCCCGCGGCGCCGGCCGGACGGGCAGCCGGACGGTCGCCAGCCGCCGGGCCGCGAGGCGGCGCAGGGGAGCGACGGTGAGCAGTCCGGCACCGAGCCGGAGGGCCGTACGGGCGCGGCCGGAGGGCGCCTCGCTGGACGCGCAGTCGACGGACGCCGCGCCGCTGGCCCGCTGCGCGGCGACGAGCTCTCCGAGCGGCATCAGCCCGGCGCGTACGCGGTCCCCGTCGGGCGTGACGAGCTCACGGACCTCGCCGCCGATGGAGGCGGGAGCGAGCCGGCCGTCGCGGACCCGGCGTCCGGCGAACCGCCCGCCGCCCGGCACGCCCGGCAGGCCCTCGACCAGGGTGCCGGCGAGCGCGTCGCCCACCGGCCCGCCGTCGGAGGCCAGCGACGGCAGCATCGTGGTCCGCACCAACACGGCCCGGCGGGTGCCGTCGCAGAGCCGGCTCACGACGCTCTCG from Microlunatus sagamiharensis includes the following:
- a CDS encoding WhiB family transcriptional regulator; amino-acid sequence: MLLVEGEETDEGLLGWQERALCAQTDPEAFFPEKGGSTREAKKVCLTCDVRGECLEYALANDERFGIWGGLSERERRKLKKRAV
- a CDS encoding glycosyltransferase, with the protein product MAERVRRAPSGLRTRTTDLGWNDLPPAAPGGEDENPWAWAAHEPEEGERVDVSRFDVTAVLVCFDAARWLPATLDGLRRLDVRPQRLVAIDNGSSDNTRALLEQAQAEGVLDAVHVGKKTFGFGQAVTAALRQDRLARTGSADTQTMERRLDEAGSPDWARDHRWLWLLHDDAVPAPDTLYRLLAHVATERGIDVTGPKLLLPRRRQSNHQLSEVGVTISGTGRRELLLDRGEIDQGQRDQPAERLGVSTCGMLVRTAVWRDLDGLDPAVPVFRDGVEFGWRAHLNGYRVVTTPDAEMTHRQVGRAGLRPRGLGGRHPGALDRLLGMTVVAGHAPARALPLVWLRLVLSCLLLAVGYLLGKAPGRSRDELAAMATFVAHPGRLRALRRRTASIDPAPGTAEVVRTLRPPWWSSLRILAETLGGALSERYASVAGEVDSASIDELTTDEFSSVSDEGSRHPWLRPGVLLLGAAVVAALVAARGLVGTGSLVAPALLPAYDSLGALWSAVWQPIPGAPGQVAPPWLAITALGSTVTLGQPEWFTTLLVCGVVPLSLLAVYPVTLRLLVDRRLRLWCAATYALLPVLLGGTNQGRLELSVFSIGLPLLVMAVRSLVLRRVRSFEAWRGGWAAGVVLVVLSAFQPAVMLLALVLGIGGAVALRRTPRKIGRIGIALGLPLVVWLPWWPTVILAPGRLLVGPDAALDGAGPAPDALGLLLGRGLGQGLPPLWVGAVVLGMVWAVALFALVRRPADRVVLAAWATAAASLLLALVASRLLVEVPPLGTEVRPWVGALLLVTFASLLLAGAVGSDGLSGEVSGRSFSWVQPAAVLAGAAVTLVALGGAAWWVWAGARGPVERASLDVLPTYVRVAMTSDAQPRVLALDLTGDRVGFSVLAGDEGASRQGDADRGFAFGGSKAARDDVTDAVSRLAAGSADADVAQRLRRLGVGYVVVRGADDEQRARIGNTPGLGTASGTGSTVVWQLDPAVSRVAVVPADPAGGDDDVPVTRAPVAVPPGTGERHLLIGEAADPRWRGELGGAPLPRVVDGWQEGFVVPAEGGTAVWRLDSVAPWLLPVQGVVLLVALVLAAPGIRRPDVRDPALSARRAATLSEVGA
- a CDS encoding DUF5719 family protein, whose product is MARASRPVGALRRGLTVALVLLVLAGVVVAGALLRPQQPDAREVVTVAAGQADAVCTVGSVTTEGATPTPTPGADPTAAATPVPGSPATPASPTASATAPQTPVPTPGATQTGVPTTPGSPDASSTPGATSPTSGATPGATLPGTTLPSATPGGAPTVAPLPSSTAEATSGDVVVVASGPTDTGTTGTDGRATLAPLTGGQATVTVDRQGRGATLQRAGSPVLLQAEGSIAPTAVGAVLSATSDGPEAGLAAAPCLVASTSAWLPGIASGSDDRTELVISNPDDAGATVDLTFYGRNGRVPVPGSPGVDVPARSSRSVSLSALVDADGPLTVAVSATEGRVAVAARRIRTDGDKPAGADWVVPAAAPAKQVVVPAVPGDEGARELVVTNPTELRTTVNVSVLGLQGPFAPAGAETLDLAPQSSGTVQLADGLAGTGSGVALTSEQPVTAAVVSTSSRSDAQPDVAVQPASPALVRTGVAAVATARDADSELVLSNAATSDVSVRFSVRSLDGVELRGGDILLAAQGSATRRLSAPGSSYVVVTVPDGSSVTGGVDLTEPDGDVAGLASVPLVSPDTSGPPPVVEQDPGAGR
- a CDS encoding metallopeptidase family protein; translation: MSIRRERHGRGLRGPLALPNALGVRTALPPRPATRVAFFDDAVGAAVERVARQCPEALAGTSVGVEDVPAFDPSWAHGRVPLASAIEATPTRGAQVVLYRRPLEHRAASRRGLRILVYRTVVEQLSALTGRSVDEIDPDGLGDEED
- a CDS encoding DUF3499 domain-containing protein, which encodes MRRCSRAGCPSRAVATLTYVYSDSTAVLGPLATRAEPHGYDLCEQHAHSLSVPRGWEVIRLANDDAAAHSEDDLLALADAVREVGLSYDAPPAVEAQPSRPNIVELRRRGHLTVLADPDA
- the manB gene encoding phosphohexomutase domain-containing protein (converts mannose-6-phosphate to mannose-1-phosphate; the resulting product is then converted to GDP-mannose by ManC which is then used in the synthesis of mannose-containing glycoconjugates that are important for mediating entry into host cells); amino-acid sequence: MLKPVIFKANDIRGITEGDAPEWDEAGAYALGGALVEVFGLVGRSLVLGRDMRLSGPRMSAAFVEAVLDAGTDVVDVGLASTDELWFASGLLGLPGAMFTASHNPGAYNGIKFCHPGARPIDPAELVAIARRASAGPVPLAPLRGSRSESDVLGAYADHLHSLVDLTGIRPLRVVADAGNGMAGHTLPAVFPGGEGVPPVEVIGLFTDPDGSFPNHPANPLIPENLLDAQAAVREREADLALVFDGDADRCFIIDERGEVVSPSTVTALIAAQELDRHPGSAVVINKITSRSVAEVVAEHGGETVVTKVGHTFVKAAMAEHDAVFGGEHSAHYYFREFWGADTGMLAALHVLALVGRSQAPLSELAAGFSRYAASGEINSEVEDQAGAIDAVAAAFEGRGEADRVDGLTVSGPDWWVNVRPSNTEPLLRLNVEARTEDAMAELRDRALTAIRG
- a CDS encoding Trm112 family protein — encoded protein: MAVDLAPELLEILACPNCHGPLAVDHERDELVCQTPDCGLAYPVRDGIPVLLVDEARRPGAGPVGTDA
- a CDS encoding SIS domain-containing protein; the protein is MTVFDDSALDDAEALAGADAIVRRLAEAGSRVRRETADADEPIDRLRGLPRPRALVAAGTEARFLRAILEPVCPVPLVAWPHHGLPGWVGALDLVVVMASDVAPPSVVATVHEAVRRGAMLLIACPASSLVAEHAAGSSTILLPTATADPFAAAVVALAALHRMDLGPAVDPEAVAATMDDVARDCSPFADVTENPAKDLALCLADTQPLVWGGSTLAARASRRVAEALRAASGRAALAADADALLPIVEATTARDPFADPFTDEQSADRRPCLVLLDDGNSAPLVRADHGRLVAAAERADVRSSVVQHDRGSEVERYAALLQTGMFAAVYLSVGLGRTSEV
- a CDS encoding saccharopine dehydrogenase NADP-binding domain-containing protein, translated to MAEVWVLGGTGRTGRGVAAALAGSGVEPVLVGRDEERLRVVAGAAGWRTLALDGVEAMAAAVRAEAPSVVLNTVGPFTRSGPPLVDACLATGSHYVDIANDLAAVPAVLARQAEAERAGCTLVTGAGFGVAATESVVSRLCDGTRRAVLVRTTMLPSLASDGGPVGDALAGTLVEGLPGVPGGGRFAGRRVRDGRLAPASIGGEVRELVTPDGDRVRAGLMPLGELVAAQRASGAASVDCASSEAPSGRARTALRLGAGLLTVAPLRRLAARRLATVRLPVRPAPRAHSWGHAAVTWDDGTTSEGWLRLPDAQVATTAFAAEVCRRLASGGGRPGAFTPVALFGTELATSVGGAYVDADGSTP